One part of the Desulfonema ishimotonii genome encodes these proteins:
- a CDS encoding CinA family nicotinamide mononucleotide deamidase-related protein, with translation MIAEILSTGDEIRSGSLTDTNSAWLSQKLEEAGVDVTRHNCVGDDVPMLVAVMKEIGGRANLCLVTGGLGPTVDDLSAEAAARAACVGLIQNDTALRSIEAFFASRNLTMPDSNRKQAVLPESAQVLPNPVGTAPGFSLIIGECRFFFMPGVPYEMRQMMADAVMPLIHEIQGEDRPIHRIKTLSTFGLTESMAGQQVADVTSAFPGLKLGLRAKFPEIQIKFYASGKDEAALDRLLDEATRWVQGRLGDKVFSTTGASMAAVVGDLLREKGATLALAESCTGGLIASLMTDVSGSSDYFLFSGITYSDAAKTGVLGVSPRTLEAHGAVSEETVREMASGARRVAGATYGLATSGIAGPSGGTDEKPVGTVCIGLATPEKVTAYRFRYHFPRRAMNKSIFAMKALDILRRAIPG, from the coding sequence ATGATTGCAGAGATCTTATCCACAGGCGACGAAATCCGTTCCGGTTCCCTGACAGACACCAATTCGGCCTGGCTTTCCCAAAAGTTGGAAGAGGCCGGAGTTGATGTCACCCGGCACAATTGCGTGGGCGACGACGTGCCGATGCTGGTGGCCGTAATGAAGGAGATCGGGGGCAGGGCCAACCTCTGCCTGGTAACGGGCGGGCTGGGGCCGACCGTGGACGATCTGAGCGCAGAGGCCGCTGCCAGGGCGGCCTGCGTCGGTCTGATTCAGAACGACACCGCATTGCGCTCCATCGAAGCCTTTTTCGCCTCCCGGAATCTCACCATGCCCGATTCCAACCGCAAACAGGCCGTGCTGCCCGAATCGGCACAGGTGTTGCCCAACCCGGTGGGCACAGCACCGGGATTTTCCCTGATCATCGGGGAATGCCGTTTTTTCTTCATGCCCGGTGTTCCTTATGAAATGCGACAGATGATGGCCGATGCGGTCATGCCCCTAATTCACGAAATCCAGGGCGAAGACCGGCCCATTCACAGGATAAAAACCCTGTCCACCTTCGGCCTGACCGAATCCATGGCAGGCCAGCAGGTGGCCGATGTCACCAGCGCGTTTCCGGGCCTGAAGCTGGGGCTTCGGGCGAAGTTCCCTGAGATTCAGATCAAATTTTATGCTTCCGGGAAGGACGAAGCGGCGCTGGACCGGCTTCTGGATGAGGCGACCCGGTGGGTACAGGGCAGGCTCGGCGACAAGGTTTTTTCCACGACAGGCGCATCAATGGCGGCAGTGGTGGGTGATCTGCTGAGAGAAAAGGGCGCAACCCTTGCACTGGCCGAAAGCTGTACCGGCGGCCTGATTGCCAGCCTGATGACGGATGTGTCCGGCAGCTCGGACTATTTCCTTTTTTCGGGAATCACTTACTCCGATGCGGCCAAAACCGGTGTACTCGGTGTCTCCCCCCGGACTCTGGAAGCACACGGGGCGGTCAGTGAGGAGACGGTCAGAGAGATGGCATCCGGGGCCCGCCGGGTGGCCGGAGCGACTTACGGGCTGGCCACCAGCGGCATTGCAGGCCCGTCCGGCGGCACGGATGAAAAGCCGGTGGGCACGGTCTGCATTGGTCTGGCAACGCCTGAAAAGGTCACCGCCTACCGGTTCAGATACCATTTTCCCCGGCGCGCCATGAACAAGAGCATCTTTGCCATGAAGGCCCTCGATATCCTGCGGCGGGCGATTCCGGGGTAA
- a CDS encoding AMP-dependent synthetase/ligase, with translation MQIRDYRNIHEMFRETVDRQPEKIAAKWFTGPGKTESVTWAQFYSQVKRAAKSLMALEVAKGDKVNIISYTSYRWVLADLAITAVGACTVGIYQSNLPKDCQYIIDHSDAVLIFAEDAVQLEKLMEIRADIPRVRKVILMNGPAPEDDWIIGFDTFMGLGEHVPDEAFQARAAAVGPEDPAGIIYTSGTTGVPKGAVLTHDNMTFTAQSVFGSTEFEDEYEKFLFLPLAHVFARTCFYTALFAGNTTIFNRSMDTLIEDLAAARPHWFASVPRIFEKVYSKIISGAEAKGGAALKIFRWACAVGDRASDCRLDRRPVPPLLGLQYRLADKLVFSKVRAAFGGRVRWCISGAAPLNPDIGKFFHAAGVVIIEGVGMTEDTSFSHLNRPDNCRYGWVGVPGPGIEQKLAEDGEVMIRGRNVMKEYYKMPQETAENITPDGWLLTGDIGEIDPEHFLKITGRKKEIIITAGGKNVAPAHIEGVLATSKYVNQVCVIGDRRKYLTALVTLDAENIEDYARQKGISFANADELATHPKIVELIDAQVAEKNRNFPSFETIKKVSIVPEFSIENGLLTPTMKLKKGIAMEQFRDRIDGMYPEA, from the coding sequence ATGCAGATCAGGGACTACCGGAATATCCACGAAATGTTCAGGGAAACTGTTGACAGACAGCCTGAAAAGATTGCCGCCAAATGGTTTACCGGACCGGGAAAAACCGAATCCGTCACCTGGGCGCAGTTTTACAGCCAGGTGAAAAGAGCGGCCAAAAGCCTGATGGCCCTGGAGGTCGCAAAAGGGGACAAGGTCAATATCATCAGCTACACCAGCTACCGCTGGGTACTGGCCGATCTGGCCATCACCGCCGTCGGGGCCTGTACCGTGGGAATCTACCAGTCCAATCTGCCCAAAGACTGCCAGTATATCATTGACCACTCGGACGCGGTCCTGATTTTTGCCGAGGACGCGGTGCAACTGGAAAAGCTGATGGAGATCCGGGCGGACATTCCGCGTGTCCGAAAGGTGATTCTGATGAATGGCCCGGCCCCGGAAGACGACTGGATCATCGGTTTTGATACCTTCATGGGGCTGGGCGAACATGTCCCGGACGAGGCGTTTCAGGCGCGTGCGGCTGCGGTCGGCCCCGAAGATCCGGCGGGGATTATCTATACTTCCGGGACCACCGGAGTGCCCAAGGGCGCGGTACTCACCCACGACAATATGACCTTCACAGCCCAGTCGGTTTTCGGAAGCACTGAGTTCGAAGATGAATACGAGAAATTCCTCTTTCTCCCACTGGCCCATGTCTTTGCCCGGACCTGTTTCTATACGGCCCTGTTTGCGGGAAACACCACAATTTTCAACCGGAGCATGGATACCCTGATCGAAGACCTGGCGGCCGCCCGGCCCCACTGGTTTGCCAGTGTGCCGCGGATTTTTGAAAAGGTGTACTCGAAGATCATCAGCGGCGCCGAGGCCAAAGGCGGTGCGGCACTGAAGATCTTCAGGTGGGCCTGCGCGGTGGGGGACCGGGCCAGCGACTGCAGGCTTGATCGGCGTCCGGTTCCGCCCCTGCTCGGCTTGCAGTACCGGCTGGCGGACAAACTGGTCTTCAGCAAGGTCCGGGCCGCTTTCGGCGGGCGCGTCCGGTGGTGCATCAGCGGCGCGGCCCCCCTCAACCCCGATATCGGGAAATTTTTCCACGCCGCAGGGGTGGTGATCATCGAAGGGGTCGGCATGACCGAGGACACCTCCTTTTCCCATCTCAACCGGCCCGACAACTGCCGGTACGGCTGGGTCGGGGTTCCGGGTCCGGGCATCGAACAGAAGCTGGCCGAGGATGGCGAGGTGATGATCCGGGGCCGGAATGTGATGAAGGAATACTATAAAATGCCACAGGAAACCGCTGAAAACATCACCCCGGACGGGTGGCTTCTCACCGGCGATATCGGCGAGATCGACCCGGAACACTTCCTTAAAATCACCGGCAGAAAAAAGGAGATCATCATCACTGCCGGCGGAAAGAATGTCGCACCGGCCCATATTGAGGGCGTCCTCGCCACGTCCAAATACGTCAATCAGGTCTGTGTGATCGGAGACCGCCGGAAATACCTCACGGCCCTGGTGACGCTGGATGCGGAGAATATCGAAGATTATGCCCGGCAGAAGGGCATTTCCTTTGCTAACGCAGACGAGCTGGCGACCCATCCGAAGATTGTCGAGCTGATCGACGCCCAGGTTGCGGAAAAAAACAGGAATTTCCCCTCGTTTGAAACCATCAAGAAGGTCAGTATTGTCCCGGAATTCAGCATTGAAAACGGCCTGCTGACGCCGACCATGAAACTGAAAAAGGGGATCGCCATGGAACAGTTCCGGGACCGGATCGACGGCATGTACCCGGAAGCCTGA
- a CDS encoding acetate--CoA ligase family protein gives MSLDKVMNAESVAIIGASKNETKRGFQAIRTLLDGNYEGIIYPVNPKEKSILGLKCYSRVSAIEDPVDLALITTPAPTIPAVLEDCGKKEVSGAVIIAGGFGEMGSEGKRLEEEIVRVARENHIRIIGPNTSGMMNLRDQMNLVGLREVPRGDIALLSQSGNMALTIMTEAKLKSLKGFSYYVGVGNEADIRFHEYLEFFREDKVTHAILMYVEGMREGRKFLQEAHKTSLKKPIILLKSGRSSTGKRSAGSHTGALAGMSVVAKTAFQRSGIIVVENSDELFPVAETLSSLPPIRNNKIAILADGGGHATIAADVLTDLGVQIPELSEKTRERLRELLPRSAAVINPIDVAGGTDSDPTVFADCADIILKDPEVGGLLIVGLFGGYGIRFAESLSLMEEDAAHRMGKMVRKRKKPIVFHSLYTSAKPHALHLLRYYGIPVYDSLDIACKCVSALAERGTYLHRYHFKTNFTFHWRAKAKHEGNQIIRSARKEGRSALLEHEAKKLLHLHGAPASKDRLARTPDEAVSIAKRMKRNVVLKIVSPDILHKSDAKGVRLNLGTEDEIRAAFDEIIENAKAFRPDADIRGILVAPMARKGLEVIVGTKYDDQFGPVIMYGLGGIMVEVIKDISTRVLPISPVFAKTMIGETKSAPILEGIRGEAPYDKRTLKSVLLMCSELIESYPDIQEMDLNPVIVHEQGVSIVDARIILKPEGKQH, from the coding sequence ATGTCTCTTGACAAGGTGATGAATGCGGAGTCAGTCGCCATTATCGGCGCTTCAAAAAACGAAACCAAGCGCGGGTTTCAGGCGATTCGGACGCTGCTGGACGGCAATTACGAGGGGATTATATATCCGGTCAACCCCAAAGAAAAAAGCATTCTGGGATTGAAATGCTATAGCAGGGTGTCTGCCATCGAAGATCCGGTCGATCTGGCGCTGATCACCACACCGGCGCCGACCATCCCCGCCGTGCTGGAGGACTGCGGGAAAAAAGAGGTCAGCGGCGCGGTCATTATCGCCGGCGGATTCGGGGAGATGGGCAGCGAGGGGAAAAGGCTGGAAGAGGAGATCGTCAGGGTCGCCAGAGAAAACCACATCCGCATCATCGGCCCCAATACATCCGGCATGATGAATCTCAGGGATCAGATGAACCTTGTGGGACTGCGGGAAGTGCCCCGTGGCGACATCGCACTGCTCTCCCAGAGCGGAAACATGGCGCTGACCATCATGACCGAAGCCAAGCTCAAAAGCCTCAAAGGGTTCTCCTACTACGTGGGCGTGGGAAATGAGGCGGATATCCGGTTTCATGAGTATCTTGAATTTTTCCGGGAAGACAAAGTCACCCATGCGATCCTCATGTATGTGGAGGGCATGCGGGAGGGGCGGAAATTTCTTCAGGAAGCCCATAAAACCAGCCTGAAAAAACCGATTATCCTGCTCAAAAGTGGCCGGTCCTCGACCGGGAAACGCTCTGCCGGTTCCCACACCGGTGCCTTGGCCGGGATGTCCGTGGTGGCGAAAACCGCGTTTCAGCGGTCGGGCATCATTGTGGTGGAGAATTCGGACGAGCTCTTTCCGGTGGCTGAAACCCTGTCGAGCCTCCCGCCGATCCGCAATAATAAAATCGCCATTCTGGCCGACGGCGGGGGCCATGCCACCATTGCTGCGGACGTACTCACCGATCTGGGCGTTCAGATCCCCGAACTGAGTGAAAAGACCCGGGAGAGACTGCGGGAACTTCTCCCCAGATCCGCTGCGGTGATAAATCCCATTGACGTGGCCGGCGGGACGGATTCCGATCCCACGGTCTTCGCGGACTGCGCCGACATTATCCTGAAAGACCCTGAGGTGGGGGGGCTTCTGATCGTCGGCCTTTTCGGCGGATACGGCATCCGGTTCGCCGAAAGCCTGTCGCTCATGGAGGAGGATGCGGCCCATCGCATGGGGAAAATGGTCCGAAAGCGAAAAAAGCCCATTGTCTTTCACAGCCTTTACACGTCGGCCAAGCCCCACGCCCTTCACCTGCTGCGATATTACGGCATCCCGGTTTACGATTCCCTGGACATCGCCTGCAAATGCGTGAGCGCGCTGGCGGAGCGGGGGACCTATCTCCACCGCTATCACTTCAAGACCAATTTTACTTTCCACTGGCGGGCCAAAGCCAAACACGAAGGCAATCAGATCATACGGAGCGCCCGAAAGGAAGGCCGGAGCGCTCTGCTGGAACACGAGGCCAAAAAACTGCTCCACCTGCATGGTGCGCCCGCATCCAAAGACCGCCTGGCCCGGACGCCCGATGAGGCGGTTTCAATTGCAAAACGGATGAAGCGCAATGTGGTCCTGAAGATCGTATCGCCCGATATCCTGCACAAAAGTGACGCCAAAGGGGTCCGGCTGAACCTGGGGACGGAAGATGAGATCCGGGCGGCCTTTGACGAGATCATTGAAAATGCAAAGGCGTTCAGACCGGATGCGGATATCCGGGGAATTCTGGTCGCCCCCATGGCCCGCAAAGGATTAGAGGTGATTGTGGGCACCAAATATGACGACCAGTTCGGGCCGGTGATCATGTACGGGCTGGGGGGAATTATGGTGGAAGTCATAAAAGACATCTCCACCCGTGTACTTCCCATCTCACCCGTGTTTGCAAAAACGATGATAGGTGAAACCAAGTCCGCCCCGATTCTTGAAGGCATCCGGGGGGAAGCCCCCTACGACAAGCGCACCCTCAAGAGTGTGCTGCTGATGTGTTCGGAGCTGATCGAATCCTACCCCGATATTCAGGAGATGGACCTCAACCCGGTCATTGTCCACGAACAGGGGGTGAGCATTGTGGACGCCCGGATCATCCTGAAGCCCGAAGGCAAACAGCACTGA
- the nadD gene encoding nicotinate (nicotinamide) nucleotide adenylyltransferase: MIRIGIDIHGVADADTAFFAELSKLLVKNGHEVHILTGSEKTPELEKYLRQELGLHWTHLFSITSHHRAAGTEVTEIRGNPHMDEALWNRAKAEYCKENRIQLHLDDSAVYGKEFVTPYAKYYASRRPVKKKKIAIIGGSFNPITTAHLSVAEAVLKHLPEIHQVWLMPAYLHPFRKHRDYASERIRMIRLAETDRIRYFGYEIDHRLSGVTYETFSRLLEDPDYRHRYDFHMVIGSDCVLDFDRKWRYAEQLARLVKFIIVPRPGYSLDRYTGLLSGPPHMILKDAAMPDISATMIRRRLRRGQPVRGLVPEEIGKFIMSKRLYQENDAPQTGETGKGGNVKEEGTSLTPEFFSRPAVTVDVAICTITDDSLDVLLIRRKHPPFAGCWSIPGGFLEIDREEGLRDTAARQLEAETGLKDIYIEQLKTYGNVGRYPRMRVITTAYFALVPYEKIARQHIRPAPDATEARWFSLKDYPDVLADSDDGLAFDHDLILSDLLQRIRGKISYIPIAFELVPEKFTWPELRKVYEIVLDKPLDATNFKRKIRSMYKIRELRSRAPASTAGRPPAFLRFEGMRDIYV, translated from the coding sequence ATGATCCGAATCGGTATTGACATTCACGGCGTTGCGGATGCCGACACGGCCTTTTTTGCGGAACTTTCAAAGCTTCTGGTGAAAAACGGTCACGAAGTCCACATCCTCACGGGGTCGGAAAAAACCCCCGAACTGGAGAAATACCTGCGGCAGGAGCTGGGGCTGCACTGGACCCATCTCTTTTCCATCACATCCCATCACCGGGCCGCTGGCACCGAAGTGACGGAGATCAGGGGGAATCCCCATATGGACGAGGCCTTGTGGAACCGGGCAAAGGCTGAATACTGCAAGGAAAACCGGATTCAGCTGCACCTGGATGACTCGGCTGTCTACGGGAAAGAATTTGTAACGCCCTATGCCAAATACTACGCCAGCCGGCGGCCGGTGAAAAAGAAAAAGATCGCCATTATCGGCGGCTCGTTCAACCCGATTACCACGGCCCACCTCAGCGTGGCCGAGGCGGTTCTGAAACACCTGCCGGAGATTCACCAGGTGTGGCTGATGCCCGCCTACCTTCACCCGTTTCGGAAACACCGGGATTATGCCTCCGAGCGAATCCGCATGATCCGGCTGGCGGAAACCGACCGGATCCGGTATTTCGGTTACGAGATCGACCATCGGCTCAGCGGCGTGACGTATGAGACCTTCTCCCGGCTTCTGGAGGACCCGGACTACCGGCACCGATATGATTTTCACATGGTGATCGGCTCCGACTGCGTACTTGATTTCGACCGGAAATGGCGTTACGCCGAACAGCTCGCCCGTCTGGTGAAATTCATCATCGTGCCGAGGCCGGGGTACAGCCTGGACCGTTACACCGGGCTTTTATCCGGGCCGCCGCATATGATTCTGAAGGATGCTGCAATGCCGGACATCAGCGCGACGATGATCCGCAGACGCCTCCGGCGGGGGCAGCCGGTCCGGGGGCTGGTGCCGGAGGAGATTGGGAAATTTATCATGTCAAAACGATTGTATCAGGAAAATGACGCCCCGCAGACGGGGGAGACAGGGAAGGGGGGTAATGTAAAAGAAGAAGGGACATCTCTTACCCCGGAATTTTTCAGCAGGCCAGCGGTTACGGTGGATGTGGCCATCTGTACCATCACGGATGACAGCCTCGATGTCCTGCTGATCCGGCGGAAACATCCGCCCTTTGCCGGGTGCTGGTCCATCCCCGGCGGGTTTCTGGAAATCGACCGGGAGGAAGGCCTCAGGGATACCGCCGCCCGGCAGCTTGAGGCGGAGACCGGCCTGAAAGATATCTATATCGAACAGCTGAAAACCTACGGCAATGTGGGCCGGTATCCCCGGATGCGGGTGATTACCACGGCCTATTTCGCCCTGGTGCCCTATGAGAAAATCGCCCGGCAGCATATCCGGCCTGCCCCTGATGCTACGGAGGCCCGGTGGTTTTCTCTGAAAGATTACCCGGATGTGCTGGCGGATTCGGACGACGGGCTGGCCTTTGACCACGATCTCATTCTCTCGGATCTCCTTCAGCGGATCCGGGGTAAGATTTCCTACATTCCCATTGCCTTTGAACTGGTGCCTGAAAAATTTACCTGGCCCGAACTCCGGAAGGTGTATGAGATTGTGCTGGACAAGCCGCTGGACGCCACCAATTTCAAACGCAAAATCCGGTCCATGTATAAAATCCGGGAACTCAGGAGCCGGGCTCCGGCCAGCACCGCAGGCCGTCCTCCCGCGTTTCTCAGGTTTGAGGGAATGAGGGATATCTATGTCTGA
- a CDS encoding enoyl-CoA hydratase/isomerase family protein, giving the protein MNFDCIIYIKYEDVAVIKLNRPRVMNAMNKQLWLDVQAAMADVQNDPAVKALIFTGEGRAFSTGADLKESKTRSREAYRDYLEALQEASRKIIRFEKPTIAAINGYALGSGYELALACDIRIAAEDAQIGSPEARVTSSVTGGAFRLLQDLVGPGKARELLFTAEYIDGTEAGRIGLVNTVVPADQLMDAALGMARKIAENSAFSIRMIKKGLRMASGEASLEALMDFEVEACLACVSTKERQDSLKTFEDRKKKQ; this is encoded by the coding sequence ATGAATTTTGACTGTATTATTTACATAAAATATGAGGACGTTGCCGTTATAAAGCTGAACCGGCCCAGGGTGATGAACGCCATGAATAAGCAGTTGTGGCTGGATGTTCAGGCGGCAATGGCGGATGTGCAGAATGATCCGGCTGTCAAAGCCCTGATTTTCACCGGCGAGGGGCGGGCGTTTTCCACCGGCGCGGACCTCAAGGAATCCAAAACCCGGAGCCGCGAGGCGTACCGGGATTATCTGGAAGCGCTTCAGGAGGCGTCCCGGAAGATTATCCGCTTTGAAAAGCCGACCATCGCGGCCATCAACGGCTATGCCCTGGGGTCGGGATATGAGCTGGCCCTGGCCTGTGACATCCGCATCGCGGCAGAAGACGCGCAGATCGGCTCACCCGAGGCCAGGGTCACCTCTTCGGTCACGGGCGGGGCATTCCGCCTGCTTCAGGATCTGGTGGGACCGGGCAAGGCCAGGGAGCTGCTTTTCACCGCCGAGTATATTGACGGCACGGAAGCCGGGCGCATCGGACTGGTCAACACGGTCGTTCCGGCGGATCAGCTGATGGATGCGGCCCTGGGGATGGCCCGTAAAATTGCGGAAAACTCGGCCTTTTCCATCCGGATGATCAAAAAAGGGCTTCGGATGGCCAGCGGCGAGGCGAGTCTGGAGGCGCTGATGGATTTTGAGGTCGAGGCCTGTCTGGCCTGTGTCTCCACCAAAGAGCGCCAGGATTCGCTTAAAACGTTTGAAGATCGTAAAAAAAAACAGTGA
- the pncB gene encoding nicotinate phosphoribosyltransferase — MIINSLLDTDLYKLTMMQGVLHQFPWAGVEYEFKCRDKGTDLTPIVDEVRTEISHLCSLRFTREELDYLRGLRFLKEDFIQFLRLFHLQEDFISVDIENGEFVLKIRGPWLHTIMFEVPVLAIVNEVYFRDVVDPTPDFDYGKEKLFDKIRLVRQSDKEDLGFIFSDFGTRRRFSRVWQEEIIKTLKKELPRNLMGTSNVLFAMKYGLTPIGTMAHEWIMACQALGPRLIDSQKFALEHWAQEYRGDLGIALSDTVGFEAFLSDFDMYFAKLFDGCRHDSGDPFEWGDKLIDHYQKLKVDPRWKRAIFSDGLSFDKAIEIARYFNGRIQVSFGIGTNLTNDITGKAVQIVIKMTRCQGTPVAKISDSPGKQMCKDDSYLSYLKSVFRKKIARQRQ; from the coding sequence ATGATTATAAACTCTTTACTGGATACCGATCTCTACAAGCTGACCATGATGCAGGGGGTGCTGCACCAGTTTCCCTGGGCCGGGGTCGAGTATGAATTCAAATGCCGGGATAAGGGAACGGATCTGACCCCGATCGTGGACGAGGTCCGAACAGAGATTTCACATCTCTGTTCGCTGAGATTTACCCGCGAAGAACTTGATTATCTGAGGGGGCTGCGGTTTTTAAAGGAAGATTTCATTCAGTTTCTCCGGCTCTTTCATCTCCAGGAGGATTTCATCTCTGTTGATATCGAAAACGGTGAGTTTGTCCTGAAAATCAGAGGTCCCTGGCTTCACACCATCATGTTTGAGGTGCCGGTTCTGGCCATTGTCAATGAAGTCTATTTCCGGGATGTGGTGGACCCGACCCCCGACTTTGATTATGGCAAGGAAAAGCTTTTCGACAAGATCAGACTGGTCCGGCAATCCGATAAAGAGGATCTGGGGTTTATCTTTTCGGATTTCGGGACCCGGCGGCGGTTTTCCAGGGTCTGGCAGGAGGAGATCATTAAAACCCTTAAAAAAGAGCTGCCCCGGAACCTGATGGGAACCAGCAATGTGCTTTTTGCAATGAAATACGGCCTCACCCCCATCGGCACCATGGCCCATGAATGGATTATGGCCTGTCAGGCCCTCGGCCCCCGCCTGATTGACAGCCAGAAGTTCGCCCTGGAACACTGGGCGCAGGAGTACCGGGGGGATCTGGGCATTGCGCTGTCCGATACGGTGGGATTCGAGGCCTTTTTAAGTGATTTTGACATGTATTTCGCAAAACTGTTCGACGGATGCAGGCATGACAGCGGCGACCCCTTTGAGTGGGGCGACAAGCTGATCGATCATTACCAAAAGCTGAAGGTCGATCCTCGCTGGAAGCGGGCGATTTTCAGCGATGGCCTTTCTTTTGACAAGGCCATTGAGATCGCCCGCTATTTCAATGGCCGCATTCAGGTGTCCTTCGGCATCGGAACCAATCTGACCAATGACATTACCGGAAAGGCGGTTCAGATCGTTATTAAAATGACCCGCTGTCAGGGGACGCCGGTGGCCAAAATTTCCGACTCGCCGGGCAAGCAGATGTGCAAGGATGACAGCTATCTCAGCTACCTGAAAAGCGTCTTCCGGAAAAAGATCGCCCGGCAGCGGCAGTAA
- a CDS encoding isochorismatase family protein: MKTHLLIIDPQNSFCDPAGELCVPGAEADMKRLAEFIRARENRIDRMTVTLDSHNKIHIAHPVWWTDADGNPPEPFTPITFEEVAAGKWQAADPDDRAWSLKYMEQIRSHVIWPCHCLIGTWGHGVYEPLSAVLNQWREKYHDLDFVLKGSCRFTENFSAIRPSVPVPGDPSTALNTALLKRIDRADRILVAGEASSHCVADTVRDIVACSENPAIARKIVLLSDAMSPVPGFEEAARAFFEQMTDAGVGIARLKEVD, encoded by the coding sequence ATGAAAACCCATCTGCTGATCATTGACCCCCAGAATTCCTTCTGTGACCCGGCAGGCGAACTCTGCGTTCCGGGCGCGGAAGCCGATATGAAACGGCTGGCGGAGTTCATCCGGGCACGGGAAAACCGGATTGACCGGATGACCGTCACCCTCGACTCCCACAATAAAATCCACATCGCCCACCCGGTCTGGTGGACGGATGCGGACGGCAACCCGCCCGAACCGTTCACTCCGATCACCTTTGAAGAGGTGGCCGCCGGAAAATGGCAGGCCGCTGACCCGGATGACCGGGCTTGGTCTCTGAAATACATGGAGCAGATCCGGTCACATGTGATCTGGCCCTGCCACTGCCTGATCGGCACCTGGGGGCACGGCGTTTATGAGCCACTGTCAGCGGTGCTGAATCAGTGGCGGGAGAAATACCACGATCTCGATTTTGTACTCAAGGGAAGCTGCCGGTTCACGGAGAACTTCTCGGCCATCCGGCCCTCGGTGCCGGTTCCCGGCGACCCATCCACCGCGCTCAACACCGCCCTGCTGAAACGGATTGACCGGGCGGACAGGATTCTGGTGGCAGGCGAGGCCTCTTCCCACTGCGTGGCGGACACTGTGAGGGATATTGTGGCCTGTAGTGAAAATCCGGCCATTGCCCGCAAAATCGTCCTGCTTTCCGATGCCATGTCTCCGGTTCCGGGGTTTGAGGAGGCCGCCAGGGCGTTTTTTGAGCAGATGACAGATGCGGGCGTCGGGATTGCCCGCTTAAAGGAGGTGGATTGA